A genomic region of Ovis aries strain OAR_USU_Benz2616 breed Rambouillet chromosome 20, ARS-UI_Ramb_v3.0, whole genome shotgun sequence contains the following coding sequences:
- the LOC101117709 gene encoding olfactory receptor 2W1-like, producing MINDSFFGGFILLGFTGQPQMEMIISWVVFFFYIIALIGNMAIILLSFLDDHLQTPMYFFLRSLATLDLCYTTNIVPQMLVNIWGKDKRITFGGCAFQLFTDMVLCSVECILLAVMSYDRFSAVCRPLHYMTIMNSQLCQGLVGTAWVVGVINCMILSPYAMSLPRCGNHHLDHFFCEMSAMIKIACVDTTAMEVTTFAMCLVIVLVPLLLILVSYGFIAVAVLKIKSATGRQKAFGTCSSHLIVVSIFYGTVIYMYIQPGNSPNQNEGKLLSIFYSIVTPSMNPLIYTLRNKEFKGAVKRLIGKKKVLWKQ from the coding sequence atgatcaaTGACAGCTTCTTTGGTGGATTTATACTCCTTGGATTCACAGGTCAGCCTCAGATGGAGATGATTATTTCTTGGGTGGTATTTTTCTTCTACATCATTGCCCTGATTGGAAATATGGCCATCATCCTGCTATCTTTTCTCGATGACCATCTCCAAactcccatgtacttcttccttaGAAGTTTGGCCACTTTGGATCTCTGTTATACCACAAACATAGTCCCTCAAATGTTGGTCAATATCTGGGGCAAAGACAAGAGAATTACCTTTGGTGGCTGTGCTTTCCAACTTTTCACTGATATGGTTCTCTGCTCAGTTGAATGTATCCTTCTGGCTGTGATGTCTTATGACAGGTTCAGTGCTGTCTGCAGGCCTCTGCACTATATGACCATAATGAACTCCCAACTTTGCCAGGGCCTTGTAGGCACTGCCTGGGTGGTTGGTGTTATTAATTGCATGATACTTTCCCCCTATGCCATGAGTCTTCCTCGATGTGGAAATCACCACCTGGATCacttcttttgtgaaatgtctgCAATGATCAAGATTGCGTGTGTGGACACGACGGCCATGGAGGTAACCACATTTGCCATGTGCCTGGTTATCGTTCTTGTTCCTCTTCTTCTCATTCTGGTTTCTTATGGATTCATTGCTGTAGCTGTGCTCAAGATCAAATCTGCAACGGGAAGGCAAAAAGCATTTGGGACCTGTTCCTCCCATCTCATTGTGGTATCCATCTTCTACGGAACTGTTATCTATATGTACATCCAACCAGGAAACAGTCCGAATCAAAATGAGGGTAAACTTCTCAGTATCTTTTATTCCATTGTTACTCCCAGCATGAACCCACTGATCTATACTCTAAGGAATAAGGAGTTCAAGGGGGCCGTAAAGAGACTGATTGGGAAAAAGAAAGTTCTGTGGAAACAATAG
- the LOC101117974 gene encoding olfactory receptor 2W1-like, whose product MINDSYFGGFILLGFAGRPQLDMIISGVVFFFYTIALIGNIAIILLPLLDERLQIPMYFFLRNLAILDLCYTTNIIPQMLVNVWGKDKKISFSGCAFQLFIDVTLCTVECMLLAVMSYDRFNAVCKPLHYMTIMNPQLCRGLVTMTWITGIINCMILSPYAMSLPRCENHHLDHYFCEISAMVKIACVDTTVMEEILFALCFFIFLPRLLLILVSYSFIAVAVLKIKCAAGRQTPFGTCSSHLIVVSIFYGTVIYMYIQPGNSPSQDEGKLLSIFYSIVTPSLNPLIYTLRNKEFKGP is encoded by the coding sequence atgatcaaTGATAGCTACTTTGGTGGTTTTATACTCCTTGGTTTCGCTGGACGGCCTCAACTGGACATGATCATCTCTggggttgtctttttcttctacACTATTGCCTTGATAGGAAATATCGCTATCATCCTGCTGCCATTACTAGATGAACGTCTCCAAATTCCTATGTACTTCTTCCTCAGAAATTTGGCCATCTTGGATCTCTGTTATACCACAAATATAATCCCACAGATGTTGGTCAATGTTTGGGGTAAAGacaaaaaaatctctttcagTGGTTGTGCCTTTCAACTTTTCATTGATGTGACATTATGCACAGTTGAATGTATGCTCCTGGCTGTGATGTCCTATGACAGATTCAATGCTGTCTGCAAGCCTCTACATTACATGACAATAATGAACCCTCAACTCTGTCGAGGCCTAGTGACCATGACCTGGATAACTGGTATCATTAATTGCATGATCCTCTCTCCCTATGCTATGAGTCTTCCTCGATGTGAAAACCACCACCTGGATCACTATTTCTGTGAGATATCTGCAATGGTCAAAATCGCATGTGTGGACACCACAGTCATGGAAGAAATCTTATTTGCactgtgtttttttattttcctcccaCGGCTTCTTCTCATTCTGGTTTCATATAGCTTCATTGCTGTTGCTGTGCTCAAGATCAAGTGTGCAGCAGGGAGACAAACACCATTTGGGACCTGTTCCTCCCATCTCATTGTAGTCTCCATCTTCTATGGGACTGTTATCTACATGTACATACAACCAGGAAACAGTCCATCTCAGGATGAGGGTAAACTACTCAGTATCTTTTATTCCATTGTTACCCCCAGCTTGAACCCACTGATCTATACACTAAGGAATAAGGAGTTCAAGGGGCCATGA
- the LOC101118231 gene encoding olfactory receptor 2H2-like, protein MFTVCNDSHSDFILLGFSDKPYLEKTLFWVILIFYCLTITGNLVIILISLKDPKLHSPMYYFLSNLSLLDLCFTSSCVPQMLVNFWGPEKTISYTGCAIQLYVFLWLGATECILLVIMAVDRCVAVCHPLQYTTIMHPKLCLQLAILAWGTGLIQSLIQSPATLRLPFCSHQKVDDIVCEVPALIQVSSADTIYNEIQMSIASIILLVVPLIIILCSYITIAKAVLRIKLTSGKKKAFGTCTSHLLVVSLFYGTVTAVYLQPKSRYAHEQGKFLTLFYTVVTPTLNPLIYTLRNKEVKGALIRLGRRTWDIWNN, encoded by the coding sequence ATGTTCACAGTTTGTAATGACAGCCATAGTGATTTCATCCTCCTGGGCTTCTCTGACAAGCCATATTTGGAGAAGACACTTTTCTGGGTGATTCTCATCTTTTATTGCTTGACTATTACAGGAAATTTGGTCATAATTCTTATCTCCTTGAAGGATCCAAAACTCCACAGCCCGATGTATTACTTTCTTTCCAACCTATCTCTGCTAGATCTCTGTTTTACCAGCAGCTGTGTTCCACAGATGTTGGTTAATTTCTGGGGTCCAGAGAAGACCATCAGCTACACTGGCTGTGCCATTCAACTCTATGTCTTCCTGTGGCTTGGGGCCACTGAATGTATCCTTCTTGTCATCATGGCTGTGGACCGCTGTGTGGCAGTGTGTCATCCACTGCAATATACCACTATCATGCACCCGAAACTTTGTCTACAGCTGGCCATCCTAGCATGGGGGACTGGCCTGATTCAGTCTCTGATTCAGTCTCCTGCTACCCTCCGGTTACCCTTCTGCTCCCACCAGAAGGTGGATGACATAGTGTGTGAAGTTCCAGCCCTCATTCAGGTCTCCAGTGCAGACACCATCTATAATGAAATCCAGATGTCCATAGCCAGCATTATTCTCCTGGTGGTGCCCTTGATTATTATCCTTTGCTCTTATATTACTATTGCTAAAGCTGTGCTGAGAATAAAGTTAACTTCAGGCAAGAAGAAAGCATTTGGCACCTGCACGTCTCATCTTCTTGTAGTGTCCCTCTTCTATGGCACTGTCACAGCTGTCTATCTTCAACCCAAGAGTCGCTATGCTCATGAACAGGGCAAGTTTCTCACCCTTTTCTACACTGTTGTAACCCCGACTCTTAACCCACTCATCTACACTCTAAGGAACAAGGAGGTAAAGGGGGCACTAATAAGACTAGGGAGGAGGACCTGGGATATTTGGAATAACTAA